A genomic region of Miscanthus floridulus cultivar M001 chromosome 3, ASM1932011v1, whole genome shotgun sequence contains the following coding sequences:
- the LOC136541981 gene encoding adrenodoxin-like protein 2, mitochondrial isoform X2 produces the protein MSMLEAAHENDRELEGACEGSLACSTCHVIVMDVNFYNKLEDPVEEENDMLHLAFGLTPTSRLACQLVASPELDGIRLKLPAATVHFKVDGYVSKSH, from the exons ATGTCAATGCTAGAGGCTGCTCATGAGAATGACAGAGAGCTTGAAG GAGCATGTGAGGGCTCTCTTGCATGTTCGACATGTCATGTGATTGTAATG GATGTAAACTTCTACAACAAATTGGAGGATCCTGTGGAAGAAGAAAATGATATGTTGCACCTTGCTTTTGGGCTTACCCCAAC ATCTCGCCTTGCTTGCCAATTAGTTGCAAGCCCTGAGCTTGATGGCATACGATTGAAACTGCCAGCAGCAACCGTACATTTTAAAGTTGATGGGTATGTTTCAAAATCACACTGA
- the LOC136546298 gene encoding uncharacterized protein, with product MPRYKLAFTATDNTAEGQFFCFDGIAQQIVKKTCESLFHLPNRISATPPRLTAIVGNKYTFAVGLTSESYYSKNTREYQVKYIMEDFQKRLSTPRSLAIEGTSKIPPPPKTLMIMPTTTAAPSTPKPSFLMIDAPPVESPTPTKPLSTELQPVHTPASCGVADPAKSSTHVESKGAKRKLFDDQSTHKEDQTTFAQSAHQSSRQLTIDVQMTGHDKDTEKQHSKDPLDSREKRPRPQDAKPHAKSAGRRSSSDSRKN from the exons ATGCCAAG GTACAAATTGGCCTTCACTGCTACAGACAACACTGCAGAGGGTCAGTTCTTCTGCTTTGACGGTATTGCTCAACAGATCGTTAAGAAAACCTGCGAGTCTCTCTTTCACCTTCCTAATAGAATAAGTGCCACACCTCCTAGACTAACAGCTATTGTCGGAAACAAGTATACATTTGCTGTAGGCCTAACGAGCGAATCTTACTATTCAAAGAACACAAGGGAATACCAGGTCAAGTATATTATGGAAGATTTCCAAAAACGTCTGTCGACTCCAAGATCGCTAGCAATTGAAGGAACCAGCAAGATTCCTCCTCCGCCAAAAACCTTGATGATCATGCCAACTACAACCGCTGCGCCCAGTACACCCAAGCCATCTTTCTTGATGATAGATGCGCCACCTGTCGAATCTCCTACTCCAACAAAACCA CTCTCAACGGAACTTCAGCCTGTCCATACCCCTGCTTCATGTGGTGTTGCTGA CCCCGCAAAGTCATCGACACATGTTGAAAGCAAAGGTGCAAAGAGGAAACTGTTTGACGACCAGTCTACTCATAAGGAG GATCAAACAACATTCGCTCAATCTGCTCATCAGAGCTCTCGCCAACTCACCATCGACGTCCAGATGACCGGACATGATAAGGATACAGAGAAGCAACATTCTAAGGACCCCCTAGATAGCCGAGAAAAAAG GCCACGACCTCAGGATGCTAAGCCTCATGCCAAGTCTGCTGGACGCAGATCCTCTTCAGATAGTCGCAAAAACTGA
- the LOC136544139 gene encoding uncharacterized protein → MGKMTVLPSSFTGGRRYMIQNYHDAIAICRVHGPPDFFVTFTCNAKWPKIAEGIIEPGQKPSDRADIIVRVFNKKLEDLLHDIKSGKAFGPCSAALLLPGGRTAHSRFKIPCDLDETSICDIKRGTMLAKLIQITSLVIWDEALMTHRAAFEALDRTFWDIQSQNCSEAAHLPFGGKVVVLGGDLRQILPIIEGGTPAQVINAAIVNSPLWLSVTVLTLTKNMRLSSWGLDSQARQELSDFSDWILDVGDGRVNSFAKEGETEPAWIKIPHDLLLMPKEDNISCIVHAIYPDL, encoded by the exons ATGGGGAAAATGACTGTTTTGCCATCCTCATTCACGGGAGGCCGGAGGTACATGATCCAGAACTATCATGATGCCATTGCAATATGCAGGGTTCATGGTCCGCCTGACTTCTTTGTGACATTCACATGCAACGCCAAGTGGCCTAAAATAGCTGAGGGTATCATTGAACCAGGACAGAAGCCTAGTGATAGAGCTGACATCATTGTTAGAGTTTTTAATAAGAAGCTTGAAGACCTATTGCATGATATTAAGAGTGGAAAAGCCTTTGGTCCATGTAGTGCAG CACTGTTACTGCCTGGTGGTCGCACAGCCCACTCCCGGTTCAAGATACCTTGTGATCTAGATGAAACCTCTATCTGTGACATAAAGAGAGGTACTATGTTAGCTAAGTTGATTCAGATAACATCATTAGTAATTTGGGATGAGGCCCTTATGACTCATAGAGCAGCTTTTGAGGCTCTCGACAGAACATTTTGGGATATCCAGTCTCAAAACTGTTCTGAAGCAGCCCACCTACCATTTGGAGGCAAGGTTGTTGTTCTTGGTGGTGATTTAAGGCAGATACTGCCTATCATTGAGGGTGGGACTCCAGCACAGGTTATCAACGCTGCTATTGTCAATTCTCCATTGTGGTTGTCTGTTACTGTCCTTACCCTTACTAAGAATATGAGATTGTCTTCTTGGGGCTTGGATTCACAGGCTCGTCAAGAGTTGTCTGATTTTAGCGATTGGATTTTAGATGTTGGAGATGGTAGAGTAAATTCTTTTGCAAAAGAAGGGGAGACTGAACCTgcatggatcaaaatacctcatGATTTGCTTCTGATGCCTAAAGAGGATAACATCAGCTGCATAGTTCATGCAATCTATCCAGATTTGTAG
- the LOC136541981 gene encoding uncharacterized protein isoform X1 yields MIRAGRNLFCSATNATATGSDSNNKPKAKISVTFVCKDGEEKLVEVPIGMSMLEAAHENDRELEGACEGSLACSTCHVIVMDVNFYNKLEDPVEEENDMLHLAFGLTPTSRLACQLVASPELDGIRLKLPAATVHFKVDGYVSKSH; encoded by the exons ATGATCCGTGCG GGGAGGAATCTCTTCTGTTCTGCCACCAATGCTACAGCTACAGGCAGTGACAGTAACAACAAACCGAAAGCTAA AATATCTGTGACTTTTGTCTGTAAGGATGGGGAGGAAAAGCTTGTTGAAGTTCCTATTGGAATGTCAATGCTAGAGGCTGCTCATGAGAATGACAGAGAGCTTGAAG GAGCATGTGAGGGCTCTCTTGCATGTTCGACATGTCATGTGATTGTAATG GATGTAAACTTCTACAACAAATTGGAGGATCCTGTGGAAGAAGAAAATGATATGTTGCACCTTGCTTTTGGGCTTACCCCAAC ATCTCGCCTTGCTTGCCAATTAGTTGCAAGCCCTGAGCTTGATGGCATACGATTGAAACTGCCAGCAGCAACCGTACATTTTAAAGTTGATGGGTATGTTTCAAAATCACACTGA